One Palaemon carinicauda isolate YSFRI2023 chromosome 5, ASM3689809v2, whole genome shotgun sequence DNA window includes the following coding sequences:
- the LOC137640913 gene encoding uncharacterized protein — translation MDACQQISEIMKPTFQRGYGKTEERERKSFPEEEIFQGLTKIGERLYRTVLDREERAMVIGRGGDNIKKMMEEHQIRFQGPKMDDDSNHCTIRGGEEDVISFYYDVLNIIRNKKEKNIQGRPEGAKDASPSNYGRKDFPEEEIFQGLTKIGNRLYKTVLNRDERAMVIGKGGENIKQLIAEHNVCFQGPKTNEGSNDCTIQGEEDDVINFYNDALELINNKGQMERKRFDGNEGQDGHGRRQGGFTLGDFLC, via the coding sequence ATGGACGCGTGTCAACAAATCAGCGAAATCATGAAGCCCACTTTCCAGAGGGGCTATGGAAAAACGGAAGAGCGAGAGAGGAAGAGTTTCCcggaagaggaaatcttccaaggaCTGACAAAGATTGGAGAACGCCTCTACAGAACTGTCTTAGACAGAGAGGAACGGGCCATGGTCATAGGGAGAGGAGGCGACAACATCAAGAAGATGATGGAAGAACATCAAATCCGCTTCCAAGGCCCCAAGATGGACGACGACTCCAATCATTGTACGATCCGAGGAGGCGAAGAGGATGTGATCTCGTTCTATTACGACGTCCTTAATATCATCAGGAATAAAAAGGAGAAGAATATACAAGGACGACCAGAAGGCGCGAAGGACGCTTCCCCATCGAACTATGGCAGGAAGGACTTCCCCGAGGAGGAAATCTTCCAAGGACTAACTAAGATAGGAAATCGCCTCTACAAGACGGTCTTGAACAGAGACGAACGAGCGATGGTCATCGGGAAAGGAGGTGAGAACATCAAACAGCTGATTGCTGAACACAACGTCTGCTTCCAAGGGCCCAAGACGAACGAGGGATCCAACGATTGTACAATCCAAGGAGAAGAAGATGACGTGATTAATTTCTATAACGACGCCCTTGAACTCATTAATAATAAAGGACAGATGGAAAGGAAGCGATTCGATGGAAACGAAGGACAGGATGGGCATGGT